Genomic segment of Triticum aestivum cultivar Chinese Spring chromosome 6A, IWGSC CS RefSeq v2.1, whole genome shotgun sequence:
GGAGGGCCGGGTGCCGCGTCGGGGTCGCGAGGAAGGTGATTGGTCCGATCCTGTGTCCCCGCTCGCTCTGGCTTACCCAGATCCCGCATTTGATTTGTGAAGAATTGGTTTGGTTCTGTAACGCGACTGTGCTAGATGGTTCCGGGCCCTGTCACAGGTGTTCATGCGTGCACGATTTGTTGACTGATCCAATTCAGGGCTGCTAGTGGTTCAGTGTTCATATGCACGGTAATGCTCAGAATCGACTAAGCAAGCTCCTACATAGTCTGCACCGTGATTGGCAATCATGCATGATGCTGCAAGCTTTTAGAACAACAGCGGTTCATGGAGTACCATGCACTGAACTGCTGGGGTGCCTCCTGGGATTCAGCCGTCACGAAGCTCTGATATATGCACATTTTCTGTTATAAAATTTCTGTGGCCTCGTAACTTGCTTCCTGGGCCAGTAATTCAGGACTGCTAGTGGTTTTACTTGCGGTGTTCTCGATTCAGGGCTGTGATTTCCAATTGTGCACGATGCCACAAGCTTTTAGAACCATACTGAGTCACGCGGAATCGTATCTGGGCTGCTGGTGCCTCCTGGGATTCAGACTTCGCATGACTCCGATACGCACCTTTCCTAGCAATTCAATTTTTCAGCGACCTTTCAGCTCTGCTAGTCGGGACAGAgtagtaagtactccctccgtccggaattactagtatagacgtattttaattctagatacatccatttctctgacaagtatttccggatggagggagtagaaataATAATAATCAGGAACACTCTTAAGGATTCGGAGGATCGAGTGTCGTCTGTGAATAACTTCTGTTCATCATAAATCATAAAGTATGCTGACTTCTTTTGAGAACAAGCAGTCATTGACACATGAACAATCATGAAGCTGCGCTTTTATTCTGCACAGCTATAAACATGCGCGTGCTTAGTCCAGGCTTCTTCTGGTAGAAGTAGTTATACGTATTTACAGTACTTATAGTGATAGGACCACTCTAGAGTTGCTTGTTTCAAAGTTGAGGCACATTGCAGTTGGTTGTGTAGCTGGTTAAGCCAGCATCTCTGTTTCTCCATGGATAATCCTTTTGCATGTGACGTCAGCTGTGTCTTGAAGCCTGGTGCCAGGCCAATATTTGACATCTCTTGATATGGTTTGTGTTTTGAAATTTAATTCTTCCTTTGCCGTTTTGGATGCAGAATACTAGCCACATAACGATGGCAGTTGCAGTAGATGCTTCTCGCTTTGAAGGAGTGCCAATGGCCCCTCCAGACCCGATTCTTGGGGTTTCGGAAGCATTTAAAGCAGACACAAGTGATCTGAAGCTCAACCTTGGCGTTGGTGCCTATAGAACGGAAGAGCTACAGCCCGCTGTCCTCAATGTTGTCAAGAAGGTAAGTCTAATCGTCCTTGGCATTTCCTGAATAATTTAGGTTCCTATTTTGATGTGCTACTGCTACATGTGGTAGGCTGAAAAACTTATGTTGGAGAAAGGAGAAAACAAGGAGGTATGATGGAAATTTTACAATTCGGATGATTTGGACTTGGGTCATAAAGAATCATATTATCCTTCTCTTCTTTCACTGAGAATGAAAGGCTGAATGTTTTCTTTATGGTGCAGTATCTGCCTATTGAAGGCTTCGCTGCATTTAACAAAGCAACTGCAGATCTATTGCTTGGAGCTGACAATCCTGTCATCAAGCAAGGACGGGTATGGATTATGCAGCCCTTGCCATCGCTCTTGTTATATTATGACTGCCTGACAAGCTGTCACCTGAGGAGTTTCCTCTTATGTTTAGTTAACCTTATTTAGTAACCACTCCTATTGTAGGTTGCTACTCTTCAGTCTCTCTCAGGGACTGGATCATTACGCCTTGCTGCAGCTTTTATTCAGAGATACTTCCCTGATGCGAAAGTACTTATATCATCTCCCACATGGGGTATGTATGGCGAACTGGGAACTGCAACTAGTGCTCATGACTTCATGTGCATAAGTCTATTTTTCATTGTTTTCTGTGGTGAATCTAAAAAATTCGTCCAATTTATATGTTAACAGGAAACCACAAAAACATATTCAATGATGCGAGGGTACCATGGTCAGAATACCGGTATTATGATCCCAGGACTGTTGGGCTGGATTTTGAAGGAATGATAGCTGACATACAGGTACTTAAAATATCTGTACCAAGAAAATTAACCATTATTCAAATATTGCTCTTTATATTGCTATCTTTAATTGGATGAACTTCGTTATGAGTAGTTTTTTTTTCATTCTATTGGGTTGCACTCACTGGCAGAGCGTCAGGTTGGGTCATGTGTTGTCCCATCCTTCTCTTAGGATTTGATTTTTTTTTGCCTCACTAGCAACAAATGGACCGCTCTGCTGAGCTGGCCCCTTCCTGTGCTCCCCCAGTGGTTGCACTATTTTGTTTGAACTGCAATGGTTGCACTCATCATAGGAAACTTGCAATCTGGAAATGAAGTGACTTTTCCTTTTTACTATCGTTAACTTATGCACCAGTTATTGTTTGACCTAATGTTTTACTCTTTGCAAACTAGGCTGCCCCAGAGGGGTCTTTTGTTCTGCTACATGGTTGTGCTCACAATCCAACTGGAATTGACCCAACTCCTGAACAGTGGGAGAAACTGGCAGATGTGATTGAAGAGAAAAAGCATATGCCTTTCTTTGATGTTGCCTATCAGGTGAGTCGTTTTCATGCGAGTtttttttttactttattttcACAATTTGCCTCTTACTGACTGTTATATTTTCTTTGTAGGGTTTTGCCAGTGGAAgccttgatgaagatgcatcttcTGTCAGGCTGTTTGTTAAGCGTGGTCTGGAAGTGTTTGTTGCACAGTCTTACAGCAAGAACCTTGGTCTATATGCAGAAAGGATCGGTGCGATAAATGTCATTTGCTCAGCACCGGAAGTTGCAGATAGGTAATCTTGTGTTTTAAATGGTCGACTGCTTGCCTACCTGCCTTTTCCCCTTACATTCAGTTGCATGAAATGCTATTTTGAATTTCGGCACCCTCATCCTGCACACTGTACGGTGATAGTCCTGCTTAGGGTAAACCAAATTGCTGCAACGGTGTCTTCACTGTAAGAATATGTATGTATTGTCTATTTATTATGACACTGGAAACTTTGCAGGGTGAAGAGCCAGTTGAAGCGATTGGCACGGCCCATGTACTCAAACCCACCTATTCACGGTGCCAAGATCGTCGCCAACGTTGTTGGAGACCCTACCATGTTCGGTGAGTGGAAAGAAGAGATGGAACAAATGGCCGGTCGGATCAAGAACGTTCGGCAGAAGCTTTACGATAGCTTGACTGCAAAGGATCAGTCTGGCAAGGACTGGTCTTTCATTCTGAGCCAGATAGGCATGTTCTCGTTCACAGGCTTGAACAGACCCCAGGTGACTTTGCCTTTGAATCCCACAGATGACAAACTGTTTTGACGTATTATCTTTGAATGATATGTCGGCAAAACGTATCATTGTGTAACCGTCTAAGTTCCCTCTTTCGTGTTTTGCAGAGCGATAACATGACCGATAAATGGCACATATACATGACCAAGGACGGGAGGATTTCGTTGGCGGGGTTGAACCTGGCGAAGTGCGAGTACCTTGCCGATGCCATCATCGACTCCTTCCACAATGTCAACTAGATTATGATTTGCGTCGCGGCCACGCTACTGCGATTAGTTCCTTCCATAGTTTGCTGGGATTTTTGGGTCCTTCCAGCTCGAGTTTTTAGTCGCGATGCTGATGACGTGTCCGGTGATTCAGAGGTACAGTAATAAATAATTTGGCAAAACTCAGGGATGCTAGGCGCTATGCACTTGTACCGTTTTGCAAGCTTGTAATGCTGATTAATTATGTATGATGGCATCTCCAATTAGCCTTTTGAGTGCTATATCTCAAAGTTTCTTTTTTGGTCAAGAGGTATTATTATTTCTGGACTTTGATTGTTCGGTTACCGGAGCTCGGCATGGGCAGCTGTGTGTGTTTTCCCATGAGCAATGCCCGGAGATTATGGAATGTGTCGGGGCCTCTAAAATGTACTTCAAAGTTTTTCTCGGCTCACAAATTTTTTTCCGCGGCTCTGGGTCAATGGCAAAACCAGCGGGTTTCTGATAGCAACTGCTGTGCCCTCAGTGTTTTAAGCACCTACCGACTCTTGCGATTGCATCTTCTACTCTGCTGGGTGCTGCAAGTTCTTACGTACCAGCCATTCTGGCTCTCACAGCTGCAGCAGGTGATACgagtactatacaaataatttgaaTCCAAAATCAACTTCAATTGCAAATCTTTTCCTAGTGTAGTCCGGAGATCTAGCAGATGCTAACCTGATAGAAATGAGTAGTTCAGACCACAGACTGCAGTTAAATGGGCAAATTTGTCCTTGCCAAAGGAAATCTGAAGAGTTTACATCGGCTCTTAACGCTGCTGaatattcccgcaaaaaaaaaaaaaacgctGCTGAATATAGGGCGGAATAGGACGGTTGGCTGTTCTAGGAGCCCCAAGGATAGGAAAAGGTTTGACGGTTGCTCAGCACGCCAGTGAGAGCAACCGTGGACTGACAGAAAAACATCTGACATGAGAAGTTCTTCCATAAGGAACATCGTTACTTTGCCCGAATGAGCTCTTCATTCAACATTTCCAAGTTTTTAAGAAAAGTGAATATCACCCGGCAGACGCTTGAAACGAGGAGCTACCACGACAACTACTTCACATATTAACGATGTTACTACATGGGGACCCATATTCTTGCTCAACCACATGCA
This window contains:
- the LOC123128790 gene encoding aspartate aminotransferase, chloroplastic isoform X2, whose amino-acid sequence is MASALSAPAASAVAAARCKVFGGGRNDGRAGCRVGVARKNTSHITMAVAVDASRFEGVPMAPPDPILGVSEAFKADTSDLKLNLGVGAYRTEELQPAVLNVVKKAEKLMLEKGENKEYLPIEGFAAFNKATADLLLGADNPVIKQGRVATLQSLSGTGSLRLAAAFIQRYFPDAKVLISSPTWGNHKNIFNDARVPWSEYRYYDPRTVGLDFEGMIADIQAAPEGSFVLLHGCAHNPTGIDPTPEQWEKLADVIEEKKHMPFFDVAYQGFASGSLDEDASSVRLFVKRGLEVFVAQSYSKNLGLYAERIGAINVICSAPEVADRVKSQLKRLARPMYSNPPIHGAKIVANVVGDPTMFGEWKEEMEQMAGRIKNVRQKLYDSLTAKDQSGKDWSFILSQIGMFSFTGLNRPQSDNMTDKWHIYMTKDGRISLAGLNLAKCEYLADAIIDSFHNVN
- the LOC123128790 gene encoding aspartate aminotransferase, chloroplastic isoform X1 produces the protein MPQAFRTILSHAESYLGCWCLLGFRLRMTPIRTFPSNSIFQRPFSSASRDRVNTSHITMAVAVDASRFEGVPMAPPDPILGVSEAFKADTSDLKLNLGVGAYRTEELQPAVLNVVKKAEKLMLEKGENKEYLPIEGFAAFNKATADLLLGADNPVIKQGRVATLQSLSGTGSLRLAAAFIQRYFPDAKVLISSPTWGNHKNIFNDARVPWSEYRYYDPRTVGLDFEGMIADIQAAPEGSFVLLHGCAHNPTGIDPTPEQWEKLADVIEEKKHMPFFDVAYQGFASGSLDEDASSVRLFVKRGLEVFVAQSYSKNLGLYAERIGAINVICSAPEVADRVKSQLKRLARPMYSNPPIHGAKIVANVVGDPTMFGEWKEEMEQMAGRIKNVRQKLYDSLTAKDQSGKDWSFILSQIGMFSFTGLNRPQSDNMTDKWHIYMTKDGRISLAGLNLAKCEYLADAIIDSFHNVN